The stretch of DNA CGGCAGATCCGGGAAAATTTAGAAAAGGGGTGAGGCAGTCGCCATGAGCATCCGCGCGGAAGAGATTACCGAGATCCTGAAAAGCCAGATCAAGGGGTACGAGAAGCGGATCGACGTCGCCGAAACCGGTGTCGTCCTCTCCGTCGGCGACGGGATCGCCCGCGTCCACGGCCTCGAGAAGGCGATGGCGGGCGAGCTCCTCGATTTCCCCGGCGACGTCCGCGGGATGGTGCTCAACCTCGAGGAGGACAACGTCGGCGTGGTCCTCCTCGG from Deltaproteobacteria bacterium encodes:
- a CDS encoding F0F1 ATP synthase subunit alpha (produces ATP from ADP in the presence of a proton gradient across the membrane; the alpha chain is a catalytic subunit) produces the protein MSIRAEEITEILKSQIKGYEKRIDVAETGVVLSVGDGIARVHGLEKAMAGELLDFPGDVRGMVLNLEEDNVGVVLLG